A window from Triplophysa dalaica isolate WHDGS20190420 chromosome 3, ASM1584641v1, whole genome shotgun sequence encodes these proteins:
- the LOC130418198 gene encoding growth/differentiation factor 8 produces the protein MQNLVAFYFLLSVCFVFFTSCLGEENEETYRALQLEALKASILEFLGLDAPPGAGEKASHQDLVRMFHQYRRIGQLLRGNSTQEEKLEGRTRASTVLFPTTVEPLNSTDLKQQWLRVAFHKDSRINNGLALKQARLRIHRPHRHKTSNRPWLTKDILVRLHKPSGFQTEAVFRTKGLTTRDVMLDLTGVVEKWLKDSSAELLVVEICLKKLPLHAKSTPRLSLKLNQAAKRVRRALTAEEDEDHCRRRSLNISFKDIGWSDWIIAPSGYTMHYCDGSCPHNYKPASMHTQVKSRLYLMSKGTAPRPCCVPASYEPMVLMHYDSRGKLKLTPFNDLIVSECHCA, from the exons ATGCAGAATTTAGTAGCATTTTACTTTCTCCTTTCTGtctgctttgtattttttacttCTTGTCTTGGAGAGGAGAATGAAGAAACTTACAGAGCCCTACAGCTTGAGGCTCTTAAAGCGAGTATTTTAGAGTTCCTGGGGCTGGACGCTCCACCTGGAGCTGGTGAAAAAGCTTCTCACCAGGACCTGGTTAGGATGTTTCATCAATACAGGAGAATAGGACAACTGCTTCGAGGAAACTCCACACAAGAAGAGAAGCTTGAGGGGAGAACAAGAGCTTCCACAGTGCTCTTTCCAACCACAG TTGAGCCTCTTAATTCTACGGATTTAAAGCAACAATGGTTGAGAGTTGCCTTCCATAAGGACTCTCGCATCAACAATGGACTAGCTCTTAAACAAGCAAGGCTGCGCATTCACAGACCACACAGGCATAAAacttcaaacagaccatggctTACAAAGGACATTCTGGTTAGATTGCACAAACCTTCTGGTTTTCAGACAGAGGCTGTGTTTCGCACAAAAGGCCTGACTACACGGGACGTTATGTTGGATTTAACAGGTGTGGTTGAGAAGTGGCTCAAAGACAGCAGTGCTGAGCTTTTAGTGGTTGAAATTTGCCTCAAAAAACTACCACTGCATGCAAAATCCACACCACGCCTTAGTTTAAAACTTAACCAAGCAGCGAAGAGGGTCAGGAGAGCTCTGACTGCTGAGGAAGATGAAGATCATTGCAGGAGGAGGTCcctaaacatttcttttaaagacaTTGGCTGGTCAGACTGGATCATCGCTCCTTCGGGCTACACGATGCACTACTGTGATGGTTCGTGCCCACATAATTACAAACCCGCCAGTATGCACACTCAGGTAAAGTCTCGTCTATATCTCATGTCTAAGGGGACGGCGCCTCGGCCCTGCTGCGTACCAGCCAGCTATGAACCAATGGTTCTGATGCATTATGACAGTCGGGGAAAGTTAAAGCTCACACCCTTCAATGATTTGATAGTCAGCGAATGCCACTGTGCATGA